The proteins below are encoded in one region of Pseudoduganella armeniaca:
- a CDS encoding efflux RND transporter periplasmic adaptor subunit, with protein MTPAAPSNPPAQPRRSRRARIVGTVIAVLAMVGLGWLAWHLTHRPPAQGAGAMAGPGGPGGPGGPGGPGGRRGGPATTVGVATAELADLPVTLDALGTVTAAATTTVRPQVSGILQKVLFKEGQLVKAGQVLAQIDPRQFEMALLQATGQRQRDEAQLENARLTLERYRTLLAQDSIARQEVDTQAALVKQLQGTVMTDRAAEGTARLNLGYTKVVAPITGRVGLRVVDVGNLVNSGDATGIAVITQQSPIDVEFAIPQDSVPDIMSRANTGAALPAVAYDRTRTEVLDEGRFAALDNQVDTQTGTVMAKARFDNSKMTLFPMQFVNVRLELRKIRDAVMVPVTALRHGSSGDYVYVLNGDRTVSLRPVKRGQATVEKVQIVSGLKAGEKVITEGADRLKDGAKVTLPGDKPNGGRRAQGKGGQREHAGTAPAGTPDVAPGPVARDAANMRPHRTDDQAATRERSMPEGGGRSDGRGGQGSAADGTSTAKGVGTSPQPQGNPR; from the coding sequence ATGACGCCAGCAGCGCCCTCGAACCCTCCCGCGCAACCCCGCCGCAGCCGCCGCGCCCGCATCGTCGGCACCGTCATTGCCGTCCTGGCGATGGTGGGCCTGGGCTGGCTGGCCTGGCACTTGACCCACCGTCCGCCCGCACAGGGCGCCGGCGCCATGGCCGGCCCGGGTGGCCCCGGTGGTCCAGGTGGACCAGGCGGCCCGGGTGGCCGCCGCGGCGGTCCCGCCACCACGGTCGGCGTGGCCACGGCGGAACTGGCCGACCTGCCCGTCACGCTGGACGCACTGGGCACCGTCACCGCCGCCGCCACGACGACCGTGCGGCCGCAGGTTTCCGGCATCCTGCAGAAGGTGCTGTTCAAGGAGGGCCAGCTGGTCAAGGCCGGCCAGGTGCTGGCGCAGATCGACCCGCGCCAGTTCGAGATGGCGCTGCTGCAGGCCACCGGCCAGCGCCAGCGCGACGAGGCGCAGCTGGAAAACGCCCGCCTCACGCTGGAGCGCTACCGCACCTTGCTGGCGCAGGATTCGATCGCGCGCCAGGAAGTCGATACCCAGGCCGCCCTGGTCAAGCAGTTGCAGGGCACCGTCATGACGGACCGCGCGGCCGAGGGCACGGCGCGGCTGAACCTGGGCTACACCAAGGTGGTGGCGCCCATCACGGGCCGCGTCGGCCTGCGCGTGGTCGACGTGGGCAACCTGGTCAATTCGGGCGATGCCACCGGCATCGCCGTCATCACGCAGCAGTCGCCGATCGACGTGGAGTTCGCCATCCCGCAGGACAGCGTGCCGGACATCATGAGCCGCGCCAACACGGGCGCGGCGCTGCCGGCCGTGGCCTACGACCGCACCCGCACCGAGGTACTGGACGAGGGCCGTTTCGCCGCGCTGGACAACCAGGTCGACACGCAGACCGGTACCGTGATGGCCAAGGCCCGTTTCGACAACAGCAAGATGACCTTGTTCCCCATGCAGTTCGTGAACGTGCGCCTGGAGCTGCGCAAGATCCGCGATGCGGTGATGGTGCCGGTCACCGCGCTGCGCCACGGCAGCAGCGGCGACTACGTCTACGTGCTCAACGGCGACCGCACCGTGTCGCTGCGACCCGTCAAGCGCGGCCAGGCCACGGTGGAGAAGGTGCAGATCGTGTCCGGGCTGAAGGCCGGTGAGAAGGTCATCACCGAAGGCGCCGACCGCCTGAAGGATGGCGCCAAGGTCACGCTGCCGGGCGACAAGCCGAACGGCGGGCGGCGCGCGCAAGGCAAGGGCGGCCAGCGCGAGCACGCGGGCACCGCGCCGGCCGGCACGCCGGACGTGGCGCCAGGTCCCGTGGCCCGCGACGCCGCCAACATGCGGCCGCACCGTACCGACGACCAGGCCGCCACGCGCGAGCGCTCGATGCCGGAAGGCGGCGGGCGCAGCGACGGGCGCGGCGGCCAGGGCAGCGCCGCCGACGGCACCAGCACCGCCAAGGGAGTAGGTACTTCGCCACAGCCGCAGGGCAATCCGCGATGA
- the glf gene encoding UDP-galactopyranose mutase yields MSKQIAIIGAGFSGAVIAHQLAKAGYKVEVFESRSHVAGNCHSQRDAETNVMVHVYGPHIFHTDNERVWQFINGFGEFKPFTNRVKAITNNRVFTLPINLLTINQFFGKTFRPAEAQQFLASLGDKTIENPVTFEDQALRFVGRELYEAFFKTYTVKQWGMQPSELPASILKRLPVRFNYDDNYFSHKYQGMPANGYTEIVEKMLAGDGITVHLNTAFDPAMKGDYAHVFYSGPIDKWFGHQEGRLPYRTLDFEVLREQGDYQGNAVINYCDNSQRYTRITEHKHFSPWEQHEGTVCYFEYSRQCEQDDTPYYPIRMARDKLQLEKYLNIAQNESNVTFVGRLGTYRYLDMDVTIDEALKAADKFLECASNKTPMPAFVVNPLG; encoded by the coding sequence ATGAGCAAGCAAATCGCAATTATCGGCGCCGGTTTCTCGGGTGCGGTTATCGCGCACCAACTCGCCAAGGCAGGCTACAAGGTTGAAGTGTTCGAATCGCGGTCCCACGTCGCCGGCAATTGCCATTCCCAGCGCGACGCGGAAACGAACGTGATGGTGCACGTGTACGGCCCGCATATCTTCCACACCGATAACGAGCGCGTGTGGCAATTCATCAATGGCTTCGGCGAATTCAAGCCATTTACCAATCGCGTCAAGGCGATCACGAACAACCGCGTGTTTACCTTGCCAATCAACCTGCTGACGATCAACCAGTTCTTCGGCAAGACCTTCCGTCCCGCCGAGGCGCAGCAATTCCTGGCGTCGCTGGGCGACAAGACGATCGAAAACCCGGTCACGTTCGAGGACCAGGCGCTGCGTTTCGTCGGCCGCGAACTGTACGAGGCATTCTTCAAGACGTACACGGTCAAGCAATGGGGCATGCAGCCGAGCGAACTGCCGGCCAGCATCCTGAAACGCCTGCCGGTGCGCTTCAATTACGACGACAATTATTTCAGCCACAAATACCAGGGCATGCCGGCCAACGGCTACACTGAAATCGTCGAGAAAATGCTGGCGGGCGACGGCATTACCGTGCATTTGAATACGGCGTTCGATCCGGCCATGAAGGGCGATTATGCCCACGTGTTCTACAGCGGCCCGATCGACAAATGGTTCGGCCACCAGGAAGGCCGCCTGCCGTACCGCACGCTCGACTTCGAGGTGCTGCGCGAACAGGGCGACTACCAGGGCAATGCCGTCATCAATTACTGCGACAACTCGCAGCGCTATACCCGCATCACCGAGCACAAGCATTTCTCGCCGTGGGAACAGCATGAAGGCACCGTCTGCTATTTCGAATACAGCCGCCAGTGCGAACAGGACGACACGCCGTATTACCCGATCCGCATGGCGCGCGACAAGCTGCAGCTGGAAAAATACCTGAACATCGCGCAGAACGAAAGCAACGTGACGTTCGTGGGCCGGCTCGGCACCTACCGCTACCTGGACATGGACGTGACCATCGACGAAGCACTGAAGGCCGCGGACAAGTTCCTCGAGTGCGCCAGCAACAAGACGCCGATGCCGGCGTTCGTCGTCAACCCGCTGGGCTGA
- a CDS encoding efflux RND transporter permease subunit, with protein sequence MSPSAPFIQRPVATALLMLAIVLAGLVGFRFLPLSALPQVDFPTIQVQTLYPGASPEVMGQTVTAPLERQFGQMSGLTRMSSTSAAGVSIITLQFGLGQTLDVAEQEVQAAINAGGSLLPTDLPAPPVYAKVNPADAPVLTLAITSDTMPLTEVQNIVNTRLALKISQVTGVGLVTLSGGQRPAVRIQADTLALASQGLGLDTLRTAISNANANSAKGSFDGPTRSFTINANDQLLTANDYRNLIVAYRNGAPVRLAEVANVVDSAENVRLGAWANLKPAIILNVQRQPGANVIATVDAIKARLPELQAGLPTAMRLDVLSDRTTGIRASVEHVEIELLLAVVLVVLVIFLFLHSVRATVIASLAVPISLIGTCGVMYLLGYSLNNLSLMALTIATGFVVDDAIVMIENIARYIEEGETPMAAALKGAKQIGFTIISLTVSLIAVLIPLLFMGDVVGRLFREFAITLSITILISAVVSLTLVPMMAGRWLTSHKDDDPNSFGARVQRFFDTVILRYDRSLQWVLARQGLTLLVALGTLLLTVLLYMLIPKGLFPTQDTGQLQARIETAQAVSYRRMADLQLQAAEAILADPAVESISSFAGVDAANNTMLHTGRMLINLKRDRGDQAETMERLRLRVADVAGVTIYLQPTQDLTIDAETGPTQYRVSLEGADTATVTEWAGKLSAAMARKAQLRNVTSDAGATGAAAYVNIDRDTASRLSVTAAAIDDALYSAFGQRIVSTIFTETNQYRVILEAAPGSLTTPDALGDLQIRTGSGKPTPLSAVATIVEKPAPLQITHVAQYPATTLGFDTAPGVSLGRAVDEIRAAAEEIGLPGSVTLTFLGAAGAYQASLTNQLWLILAAVVCVYIVLGVLYESYIHPLTILSTLPSAGVGALLALMVTGQDLGVIGIIGIILLIGIVKKNAIMMIDFAIEAEREEGRPPREAIHQAALLRFRPILMTTLAALFAAVPLMLGWGEGAELRRPLGLAIFGGLIVSQVLTLYTTPVIYLAFDRLGRRFGRRRDADGVTA encoded by the coding sequence ATGAGTCCATCGGCACCGTTCATCCAGCGCCCCGTCGCCACGGCGCTGCTGATGCTGGCGATCGTGCTGGCCGGCCTGGTGGGCTTCAGGTTCCTGCCGCTCTCCGCGCTGCCGCAGGTCGACTTCCCGACGATCCAGGTGCAGACCCTGTACCCGGGCGCCAGCCCCGAGGTGATGGGCCAGACGGTGACGGCGCCGCTGGAGCGCCAGTTCGGCCAGATGTCGGGCCTTACGCGCATGAGTTCCACCAGCGCGGCCGGTGTTTCCATCATCACCCTGCAGTTCGGCCTGGGCCAGACGCTCGACGTGGCCGAGCAGGAAGTGCAGGCGGCGATCAACGCGGGCGGTTCGCTGCTGCCGACCGACCTGCCGGCGCCGCCGGTCTACGCCAAGGTCAACCCGGCCGACGCGCCCGTGCTGACCTTGGCCATCACGTCCGACACGATGCCGCTGACGGAGGTGCAGAACATCGTCAACACCCGGCTGGCGCTGAAGATCAGCCAGGTGACGGGTGTCGGCCTGGTGACCTTGTCGGGCGGCCAGCGCCCGGCCGTGCGCATCCAGGCCGACACGCTGGCGCTGGCCAGCCAGGGCCTCGGGCTCGATACGCTGCGCACGGCGATCTCGAACGCCAACGCCAACAGCGCCAAGGGCTCGTTCGACGGTCCCACCCGCTCGTTCACGATCAACGCCAACGACCAGCTGCTCACCGCCAACGACTACAGGAACCTGATCGTCGCCTACCGCAACGGCGCGCCGGTGCGCCTGGCGGAGGTGGCCAACGTCGTCGACAGCGCCGAGAACGTGCGGCTGGGCGCCTGGGCCAACCTGAAGCCGGCCATCATCCTGAACGTGCAGCGCCAGCCCGGCGCCAACGTCATCGCCACGGTCGATGCGATCAAGGCGCGCCTGCCGGAACTGCAGGCCGGCCTGCCGACGGCGATGCGGCTGGACGTGCTGAGCGACCGCACCACCGGCATCCGCGCCTCGGTCGAACACGTGGAGATCGAGCTGCTGCTGGCCGTCGTGCTGGTGGTCCTCGTCATCTTCCTGTTCCTGCACAGCGTGCGCGCCACCGTGATCGCCAGCCTGGCCGTGCCGATCTCGCTGATCGGCACCTGCGGCGTGATGTACCTGCTGGGCTACAGCCTGAACAACCTGTCGCTGATGGCGCTGACCATCGCCACCGGCTTCGTCGTCGACGACGCCATCGTCATGATCGAGAACATCGCCCGCTACATCGAGGAAGGCGAGACGCCGATGGCGGCGGCGTTGAAAGGAGCCAAGCAGATCGGCTTTACCATCATCTCGCTGACCGTGTCGCTGATCGCCGTGCTGATCCCGCTGCTGTTCATGGGCGACGTGGTGGGCCGGCTGTTCCGCGAGTTCGCCATCACCTTGTCGATCACGATCCTGATCTCCGCGGTCGTCTCGCTGACCCTGGTGCCGATGATGGCGGGACGCTGGCTGACCAGCCACAAGGACGACGACCCGAACAGCTTCGGCGCGCGCGTGCAGCGCTTTTTCGACACCGTCATCCTGCGCTACGACCGTTCGCTGCAATGGGTGCTGGCGCGCCAGGGCCTGACCTTGCTGGTGGCGCTTGGCACGCTGCTGCTGACGGTGCTGTTATATATGCTGATCCCGAAAGGTCTGTTCCCGACCCAGGACACGGGCCAGCTGCAGGCCCGCATCGAGACGGCGCAGGCGGTGTCGTACCGTCGCATGGCCGACCTCCAGTTGCAGGCCGCCGAGGCCATCCTGGCCGATCCGGCCGTCGAGTCGATCAGCTCCTTCGCCGGCGTGGACGCGGCCAACAACACGATGCTGCACACGGGCCGCATGCTGATCAACTTGAAGCGCGACCGCGGCGACCAGGCTGAAACCATGGAGCGCCTGCGCTTGCGCGTGGCGGACGTGGCGGGCGTGACGATCTACCTGCAGCCGACCCAGGACCTGACCATCGACGCGGAAACCGGGCCGACCCAGTATCGCGTGTCGCTGGAAGGCGCCGACACCGCCACCGTCACCGAATGGGCCGGCAAGCTGAGCGCCGCGATGGCGCGCAAGGCGCAACTGCGCAACGTCACGTCCGACGCCGGCGCCACCGGCGCCGCAGCCTACGTCAACATCGACCGCGATACGGCCTCGCGCCTGTCCGTCACGGCAGCCGCCATCGACGACGCGCTGTACAGCGCCTTCGGCCAGCGCATCGTCTCGACCATCTTCACCGAAACCAACCAGTACCGCGTGATCCTGGAGGCGGCACCCGGCAGCCTGACCACGCCGGACGCGCTGGGCGACCTGCAGATCCGCACCGGCAGCGGCAAGCCGACACCGCTGTCGGCCGTGGCGACGATCGTCGAGAAGCCGGCGCCGCTGCAGATCACGCACGTGGCGCAGTATCCGGCCACCACCCTGGGCTTCGACACGGCGCCGGGCGTCTCGCTGGGCCGCGCGGTGGACGAGATCCGCGCCGCCGCCGAGGAAATCGGGCTGCCCGGCTCCGTCACCTTGACGTTCCTCGGCGCCGCCGGTGCCTACCAGGCCTCGCTGACCAACCAGCTGTGGCTGATCCTGGCCGCCGTCGTCTGCGTCTACATCGTGCTGGGCGTGCTGTACGAGAGCTATATCCACCCGCTGACGATCCTCTCGACCTTGCCGTCGGCCGGTGTCGGCGCGCTGCTGGCGCTGATGGTCACGGGCCAGGACCTGGGCGTGATCGGCATCATCGGCATCATCCTCCTGATCGGCATCGTCAAGAAGAACGCCATCATGATGATCGACTTCGCCATCGAAGCCGAACGCGAGGAAGGCCGGCCACCGCGGGAAGCGATCCACCAGGCCGCGCTGCTGCGCTTCCGCCCGATCCTGATGACGACCCTGGCGGCGCTGTTCGCCGCCGTGCCGCTGATGCTGGGCTGGGGCGAGGGCGCCGAGCTGCGCCGGCCGCTCGGCCTGGCCATCTTCGGCGGCCTGATCGTCAGCCAGGTGCTGACCCTGTACACCACGCCGGTGATCTACCTGGCGTTCGACCGGCTCGGTCGCCGCTTCGGCCGCCGCCGCGATGCCGACGGAGTGACGGCGTGA